The window CATGGCACTGAATTTTTTCTATCTCAATTTCTGTTCACCAAAAGAACTGATATCATtgaatctttacatttttattattaattttccttgGATACAGACTGAAAGCTTATCTCACTCCTAAGTGAATGAATTTATTGATCAGTTTGATTTTTTCCATGGTAAACCTTCTTCagaactaataatattattaattctgaattaattaataatatattggtgaatttattctttttaagcgTGCCCTTTTAGATTAATCTGAGGACCAGAATGACTCCCTTTTTTCCTCCTTTGCTATTCCTAAAATCAGAAGACTGGCCCTTCTACCTAAGGGTATTAACTCATACCCTTTCCACGCACATTCAGTTCGCTTGTGACTGAGTATTTCTGTAGACTGATAGTCTAATAGTTTtcacactattattatttttaccttataaagattattaaatttctgtcatttttaaaaaatgtaatttgttgcACTACCTTTAGAacctaagttaatttttttcatgaaagttGATTCCCTCAGTAGTAGCTACATATCTTTTCAAAAATGTCTCCTGTAAGCCTActtagtcaaatttttttttgttccattttcTCAAATGTTTTGTATTCtgcataaaatgaataaaaagaattatacagCCAAGATTTAAACCCACCAATTTCCAATAactttaaacaatgatttttttaattttgattcaggttttaagtgaaaaattcttTTCTACCTTTTCTATTCATTCTATCAATAactgaagaaagtgaaaaaaatttaagttcatgtattttttcactattttaaagtagaattttccATCTCCTACAATATCTCAAACTGAAACTGAGGTCCAGTTTCAAACACTAAATGTTTGAGGCATTTCAGCATCTGGTCTTGAATAAAGTTCTCTGTTGTATAGTTtgaaacttcttttaatttttatttgaattcaagACCAGCTGATTAAGAAAGTAACAAATTGTGTACTACATCAACTGTTTATTTGTTTTGCACTGTGTggcaatttttctttaagattgtGTTTAACAAATGCTGTTTTATCTTCTgatttttccatatatttattCCGTGATAGTTTTGTTCTGTAGACTATCTACAGTCAACATTTTTATTCGCAagattattgataattatttaatatgatagttatatttttatttgtaaggaCAAAAATTCAGGACAGTCATAAGAATAaggttttctatttgtttaagaAGGCAGGGATTCAGCATTTATGATATATATGTCATACTTCGTATACTATTGTATAAGAAATAGAGGATAGCATCTTGAtcatatttcagaattaaaattgaaagatttaaactacagcatatatataacaatttcgaataaaaaaaactgaatatgcaGTAAATGCATGACATAAAACGTTTTTGTGCAGTAACTTCCTGAAATGCATCAGGAtccaattttacattaaataacctTGATATTCCCATTTCAAGGTAACAGACAGTATGTTTTTGGGTGCAGCAAAAATATATCACCTTGatcatatttagtttttatgcATGTGGTAGTCTGTTGTGGTTTTGAAAACACTCCCATCGAACaagatggttttatttttaattaacagcctttaattattaatatataatttttatgttgtgataatactttgatataaaaaaaaattattatttgttaattgaaacattaattgtagcatttcttaattggttattttttatacaaattcgtattttatttatactttcataggttatttttgtactatttatttattattacaacattagCTTGTTCAGGTAAACAAGCTAAAATGTAACAGTACctttcagttataatttattaaactaacaattatattattagttttcttttcatCTGACTGCTTAAGGAGGAGGGTAATGACTGCTCGATGGTGTTGATATGCTTTTGGAActttaaaatgatatacaaaACTTCATgacatcaaataaacaaattgttctgGGAGGTGTTAGGGAAACTTAAGGACACCAAAACAAACAGTAAAGTTCATGTGGTCTGTCTCACTTCATTTTCActctgttaattattttctgttttttcaataatttttttatcattaacagcTCTGTAAATATTAGCTTTTAAACTATGTTTTAGGTAGTGTTAAGCTTTCTATTGTGAAGAAAGTGACAACTTATCTGTTTGATAGAAAAATTTGCGATAAACAACTAAGATATGGCTGAAATTTTATAGTAGAtcacaaaaattatacaatctgacaattttgtgcatgtaaaatttagattttaaaaatttatatggcaactttttttgaattttcaaaggtaaaattttcaaagctattttattctgtatagtAAGTTTTTGAGTGCATGTACACCAAACTACGTTAAAATATCTCAGtccatttttcaaatataaatttttattaaaaaaaaaaaacaaattaaattttcaacagagAAGAAATAGACAAGATACAGAATTCGTccacaagatttttttattttatttgtactgaaTCAGTCTGTAAGTTTGGCCAGCACCCCCACCCCCTCCtctagaaacattctgtataaattcTGTGCtcaatatatatatgaaatatattgtattaaaagttgtttttatttcatttgctttAATTCTTGTTCTCCTGAAATTTTTTGCTATAATCCATCAACATcatgtaattatgtaaaataaatcaatttgctTGATTTAACATTCatcgcttaatttttttttttaaatgcatcctAAGCAAACAGCTGGAAACAATTAAGAATGcaggattatttttttgttctgttagtatttttttttgttgagatatttTAAGAGTAAATGCTAAGAATTTATTCTTGTTCAAGAGAGGGCTGTCTATTGACAGCTAAGAAATTTTAGCTAAGAAATCTTTGAAATAGATAAATCTGTCGAAATAGAACCCCTAATATTTTACCTTTGCAGAATGCAAAGCTAACAAGAAAATGAAGTACATCATGGCAATTGTTTACAGACATATATCTAagaatcttttatataatttcaaagtgttgtttacattttcatcatgcattaaattaataataataaacttttatttgatcatgtatgtaaatactaatttacgtctgttatattttattttttataggctGTTGCCGTAGCACTTCTAATTATTGGTGTTATTAGTGGAGAAATGATTAATTTAGCTGCTTATGAATATGGTAGATatccagtaaataattattatgaaccaAGAGCTCCAGTTGCACCATTAGCCATCCTTGCAGATTCTCCATATTCTATTGCCAAAACATCTGTTGATGTACCATTAGTTATTGTACCACAGCAAACGTTACATATGATAAATAATCCACATATTAAAGCTGTATCACCAATAAAACCTCTAGTCACATGTCAGACTCAACAATATGTtatggtaatatttaatttatttactttttttaattaataatatattggaaaaaagaaatagttgTAGTATTATAAGTTGGTCTCAATATAATTTTCAACGAATGAACAgtttgttattgaattcaatatatgTATGTGAATACTTGTTGTCTCTGATtttggatttgaattaaatatcgttagaggattacaaaaataaatgaatggccACAATCGAATGTCAGGTTCATTTAAAATTGgctgccaaaattaaaattttaataactggataaataaaatataccataaaaCTGCCAAAACACAAGATAAATATTAACTTAGCGAATTCAGAATCCCagtagatttattaaaaccatatcAAACTCATTTGTTCacctgcagattaaaaaaaaaaaaagtttaatttaaaattagaaaaatatgcaaatttttaattgtgacatgtattccttttaattttaaaaggaatacattattaaatgtattattatatgtcagtattattattaaatttaataatactgacaATGATTATTCTTTTCATTCTGTTGTTTATATACAGCTGACAGAGGTTAACTGTTATCAATATTTCTGATTATAACTATTACACTggataatttaagaataatttttattttgaaaaattgacgAGATAATATATGTAGAATGATacagattataatatatatttatatataatatatataaagtataatcatcaagttttatataataaatcgaGTAATGaaaggtataaaatttatttattgttagcatTTTTGTACCTGAATTTTCTATTCaataatatgcaatttaaaatttgaattctaattcatatgattattattttttattattttaaaattgatggtTTGTTCtaatagattgtatttttttagctttaacacaattattgaataattatatacatgagtaatgtatttttatagataaaaatgtatgataatacATACAAATCCTGctacctattttatttatttatttctaaatatactgactgaataaattaaaattaattttttttttgaaggtcagTATAAAGTTGACTGGCATTCTAAATTAGTTGAACCTGTAATTCATTgggttaatttcttttatttttcataatattggcttaaaatctatataaatatgttttaatttacatttactacattaaacatttttctttttaataataaactcgtttttcttttgttttttttttttttaaattaatacctgTTTATGGTACTTAGTAGAaccattataataataacagctgAACATAGATACAATAGAAACCGTTTAGTTTCAAACCAGTTTTGTCTTAATGtatctgttgttttatttttttgtgttttttatttatcattacataatttttgtatacagtaaatgcttcttaaattattatgtaatcaaTTGACGCATTATAGtaacatataaataacaatacgTACTTAATATGTACGTAATATGTACTTTTGTACATATTGTTttataccaaatttttatatataacataagaaattaaagttaatcttctgaaattttttaataacaagttaaaataatgtttacctCAAGTACaggtttttacttatttttcaaacaGAGCTTTTTTGAGATTACTTTTGCAATTACTTCTCAGTTACTAATAAAGaagattatattgttttaattacttttttaattgttataataatttcttttgacTGCCATGGTCTTTTGTACATATTGTTttataccaaatttttatatataacataagaaattaaagttaatcttctgaaattttttaataacaagttaaaataatgtttacctCAAGTACaggtttttacttatttttcaaacaGAGCTTTTTTGAGATTACTTTTGCAATTACTTCTCAGTTACTAATAAAGaagattatattgttttaattacttttttaattgttataataatttcttttgacTGCCATGGTCAAGGGttgcacttttttttaagtttgaagtacaaaataaatacacatttatcAAGATACAAAAAAATCCCCATATGCTTTAGCAAATGGTTTTgacattaaagaaattataataattaaaaatgtccaACAAACTCATTTAATTCACTTCTTAGTGTACTCAGAGAtctataaataatcaaatttctcATTTTGTACACGGATCCTTTAAAATTACCTTACACCacctttagaattttatttccaatgaattcaagtGCTCATCAATTCTTTTAATCATAGTCTACACTAAGTATTCGTAAAGTGTTCATCTCTCCAACAAGCTGTTACAGATTACTCTTTTTTGGTTAAATACACTTTACAGTTTATCAGTTAGTTTATCATTGTGTCAAAGATTAGTAAATTTGAAATGTTCTACctggtaatattttattctgagagagatttctttacaaaatgaactgtaatatgtatttgtttctcaTTATACAGCCCAGACATTTCAACTGtttaattctaatataattaattaacgtttCACCATTACTGCCCTTATTAGATAAGCTACTTTTAAAATCCTCATCTAACCACAACTTAAGAGTGAAAGTCTGTATTACTCTATAAAAATCATGTGTGGATTCTATAAAGCAAttcaaaaagtcttttttttctgtttagcctccggaaccaccataagatattgaatgaacgaggatgatattaaaaataaagtgtagtcttgtacattctcaggtcaaccattcctgagatgtgtggttaattgagaatccaaccaccaaagatcactggcatccacaatctagtattcaaattcatatgaaagtaactgccttttctaggatttgaacttaaaactcttgactttgaaatcagctgatttgcaatgacaagttaaccactagaccagcctggtgggttCATAAAGCCTGGGAACACTTACCTTAGTTTATTTAGGAGAATTTCAATGTCCTGAGaatcgagttaatttttttttattataacactcACAATTCTTGTTTAAGTCAACATTCAAAACCATCTCAAGATAATGATTCTCTTCAACTTAATGTGTTTTATGGAACCTGTACCCAAATCTAAAACTAGTAAATaggttcttttttattcatttgaaggTCCatcaaataagaaataacaatcttttatttttccaccACTTACCTGGTATTGTTTCAGAATATGTTCTTCTGCAAAAAATTTGCCATCTACAGTAATAGATACAAACATAATCATCATTAAtcttaaactatatatttttttatccattccgtgaaaagtaaaatattagttgcATGTAAATATCTGTTAGGTTTTTGTTCATATCAAATTTACCTGTTAGGTTTTTCTTcatcttattctttttaaatatctaacaCAGAAATGTAAAACTCCTACACATGTCTCAGCTTcctgagaaaaataaaacaatcagaattgtagtgaattttttgttatatggtaAAATAAGGAGgtgtaaaattctaaaaataatgtttataacttatgtaaatatctaatagatatataaaatagtctttctaattattctttttattatgatCATTAAAATACAGTGTTTTGTTTTAGGATGCTACTCCAGCAGTGAAGGTCGTGTTAAAAAAACCACTATATATTGAAACACCAGCCTCAACTATTCCATTTCCACCATATATGTCTATTCTTCATGAAGGTTTACGAATGAATATTCCAGTTGGTATGGTGATTGCTCCTGTACCTGAATATGGTTTCACCGGTCCACatcttattagaattatttatgcTATACCTACTTCTCCTTTACCATTACAGTATCCATATTTTGAATCATATAATTacaggtaaataaattataaaaaatttttttcacttcatgtaattttatttaatatttacttagttCGTACCTGACCACTTTTCTGCATTATAGGAAATCTagagaattatatttttcaatcaagaatgtttttatacattattcagatttttaaaagcaaagattttattttaatgtaaacttttctACCTATatcgaatgaaaattttattatgtatgaaaAATTCTACGTCTGACTGAATTTGAACACACAGCCTTCCAGATGATTATACCTTGTTTGTTAATTAGAAttaccatttttcatttttttcttaaaatccatTGTTTCCTCAacccttattttaaaaatattttaattcaaatttttgtttgttttatgcaGTTGTTGAACTCCTTTAAGTTTGGCAATCATTTTCAAAGACCTTTGggagaaaaaatttcattaattaaaagtgaatCATTTCATAATGTAACAAGTTTAATTTATCTTCTTCTTTGTTGAATTTattctaaaagtttaataaaatttgtattttctttatttaattaattagtcaaTTTCTAGATATACTATTTAGTAGATATTTTTATACTAGTGTAAATCTTTCTGGCAGCTTGTTAATATAATCTTTTACCTGAAAAGAATGTTTAATGTACTTACATAATAAACTGCCACATACTATACTGTATTAATCTAATCTACATTTCTTTTCTTGGTAGTTATTAGTAAAAATGGACTACAGTCCATTTTTACTAATggactgtaaaatatataaaggatataaaatatatatggacTATAAATATTAAGGATGTAAAATATACTTGCTATGTTTAGTTTATCTATGAGCATTTGAAACttgtttatctattttaaacttaatttaacacATACTCAATCTGTTgtctttattgttcatttttatttgttaacagacAACCAGAAGTTCCAGTTGTTTCATTCTCATCTCTACGACCTGTACCACAACATACCGAAATGAATTACATTCCAGAAATGAAAAAACCTCCTCTTATCACTGTCCTAAACTTCCCTGCTGCTGTTGCAACACCTGAATCACTTTATTACCAACCACCGATCGATTCTGAAGATGAACTGGGTAACAGAGGACCACCAGAAGCATTACCTCCTTCTGGAATCGTCCAATCAACAGCACCGCAAGCAAACCTCCAAGCATTCCTTAATTCTAAGGAATCGCCAGAATTACAAGCATTGAGAGatgaagcagaaaaaaataaaaataattcaggtgCACAATCTGGTGTTgaagctttataaaataatactgtattaaagataacaaattttttactgatttaggtaattattgaaattaggcaaaataaattaactttgcgTACGataggaaatttatttaatatggcaTTTAAGCGAACAAActtgatttagtaattttataccaCTCTGAcctaacatttatttgttttttcaacctTCCCttcaaagaaaagttttaatcaaagaatattccatttaaattttccttaaaaagcATAAATGTTTTTCCAGTTAtagtaaactttctttttaatttaaaagagagcAGTATTACTTTTGTTAACCTTTTTATGCCCCCAATATACTACATGATACAGCTAAGAAGACCAGttaagtttacttatttttgccaaactggtttaaaaatttgttttgtaataattttttccaggtgatataaaaagattaatttcgtTCCAATGTGTTACGTAATTTTTGAGTTACATaatatgtttttctgttttgtaacTAAAAAGACAActgtttattttgcaaaaaaagaattaacaatttATCTTTTGTAACTGTACAAGAgaaattttcattgtaatattacataaatgtgAAGTGTTTGATAATCAGCTATTCATGGTAGCTCTCCAGCTGTGGTTCTGTTTTCAGCAATGCTTCTTATTCACATCATTACAGAATAATTCAATGGCACTACTCCCATAAtcttcaacattaaaaaatttaaccattttcaaaaaaagttttactgaaaaaagttGCAAAGTTACTAAACACTAATTTCTTTACGCtttgaatattaatgaatattgtcAGATTTTTCTAATTGTGATATTccatgttaatatatataaaattaaaatatatgtaaaaaaatatagaaagttGTGTCCTATATAATAAGACTTAATGTAGTTTTATCTACATATATAGATAAACTGTATGTATAGAGATATAACTATATAATGTATAGAGTAAGTATGTATAGagataaaactatatatatttttgtcccatttagatttaatttctttcttaccTACATATATAGttttatctatatacatatataaaatacattaagttttattatatcagacacagttttctatattttttaccttttaaagaAAACAGGGTGGTAaatcatataaatgtaaatttgtttttttcttttcaaccaaTTATTAAGACTGTAGTTAATTTGAATTCACAGCTGTAACTGCTACAGAATTTATACACAGcactaaatattttcaagtaaatcagccatttttaaaaaatctattttgaataaaatttattaaaattatttacaattttttattcttggctttctacattttttttttttttaaataaatactgagcTATACCAAAATTTATATTGACaaagttaaaatatagaaatgaagttttttaagaaagatttttttaagaattgataAAGAAATTGAATGGTTTCTAGAACCAtgaatctataaaatatattgtagaatatattatatacatgtaaTATTCATCATTCCAGTTCATAATGACAGATGTGAATATCAAAGTCCAATAGTTATTAATCTTCAATCTTGTAATGTCGCTTCTGTTTCCATGCAAATATATAATCTGGTTTCAGTGAACCTACTATAAGCTGAGTTAGAATTCTTGGGCAAGTTTTACTATCTGAAATCAATAATCACATTACATCAACActtgacatattttttaatgatttcttagaTTATAATTCATCTACCTCTCTGAATCAAAGTAAGATTTTCCAAAACTGTTGATGttgaaacattattttgttttacattacaatttaatGGTGCATTTGTAGAAATTTATTCAATTCACAAAGTTAATTACTACACTTTTTAATTATAGTGTTGTTCCTTTTGGTGGTttgatattaaactaaaaaataattttacattaaaattacttaaaatttacatttatcaagaatataacttacaaaattttatgtttccaAAGATATTAGCTAAGAAGCTGTTTTTAATTGATGACTGGTGTCAACTTAAGGTTTTGAAAGTATTGTAACCATTATGTGATTAGTATTAGACTACCTTCATCATATTTATGAcaatgtattttatcatttaatgactgaaaatagttaaattgtaaaaaagtgataattcatttttataataatttcacaacCACTAAAtaaggatattttaaaaaaaatatgtactaatatagaatatttgttaaaaatctttcataaaattttagttgtacatgaactcatatttaataaaataataatttgtgagataatttttttttatatttatataaaactgtgtgtaatttattctatgaaattcattataagtaaataatgatgtgtgtaatatatgttttttttatgatgcCAGTACTAAAGTTACCAAACATAATTTACCCTTacgatatataaattaattgattaattgcTAATAATACTGCCATAATTATTatgtgtaatgaaataaactgccgaaattatattgattattaaaataaatttatataataataatactattgtaCTCTTACTTATTTGATATTTGAATtgatataatgtattaaatgtataaaaggaatctttgtttattttatttcaattaaaaaataaaccacctAATTGAGTAATGATCTGGTTACTAGAGTAACCAGTAAAATATGGTTATTAAAACTGATCGTAATTACAAGTAACTAGATTTTTACTTCAGGGGGGTTAATCCAGAAAGTAACACTTCAAAAACAAGCCatgcaatttatattttgaaaacactGAACATCTCTGTCATCTGAGGACAATTTTTTGAGGATTTTAACTGAATAGGTAGCCTATGACAAAGCTACCTGGTGGTAGCTTAGCCTTACTACATAAATaatggaaacaatttttattcatggCCCTCAGTTCAACAAAGTGCAATAAGATTttagaaacatatgaaaaattaataaatcatttcatcaattttatcaACTTCATCTTTGTACAGTTCCATGACATAAAAACAGCACTCATACAAAGGACActagaaaagttttacaatacgACAAAATGAATCATGAGAGGCAATaaggataaagataaaaaatagacaTGAAATCATGAAAGATTTGTTGTCTGTCCATAAGTTAGCTTG of the Lycorma delicatula isolate Av1 chromosome 10, ASM4794821v1, whole genome shotgun sequence genome contains:
- the LOC142331299 gene encoding uncharacterized protein LOC142331299; translated protein: MASVSAVAVALLIIGVISGEMINLAAYEYGRYPVNNYYEPRAPVAPLAILADSPYSIAKTSVDVPLVIVPQQTLHMINNPHIKAVSPIKPLVTCQTQQYVMDATPAVKVVLKKPLYIETPASTIPFPPYMSILHEGLRMNIPVGMVIAPVPEYGFTGPHLIRIIYAIPTSPLPLQYPYFESYNYRQPEVPVVSFSSLRPVPQHTEMNYIPEMKKPPLITVLNFPAAVATPESLYYQPPIDSEDELGNRGPPEALPPSGIVQSTAPQANLQAFLNSKESPELQALRDEAEKNKNNSGAQSGVEAL